A genomic segment from Bubalus bubalis isolate 160015118507 breed Murrah chromosome 5, NDDB_SH_1, whole genome shotgun sequence encodes:
- the PTGDR2 gene encoding prostaglandin D2 receptor 2, whose amino-acid sequence MPEPTMLANVTTKPLCPLLEQMSHLQSHSNSSIRYMDHVSVLLHGLASLLGLVENGLILFVVGCRMRQTVVTTWVLHLALSDLLATASLPFFTYFLAVGHSWKLGTTFCKLHSSIFFLNMFASGFLLSAISLDRCLQVVRPVWAQNHRTVAAAHKVCLALWVLAVINTVPYFVFRDTIPRLDGRIMCYYNVLLLSPGPDRNATCDSRQTALAVSKFLLAFAVPLAIIASSHLAVSAQLRHRGRRRSSRFVRLVAAVVAAFALCWGPYHVFSVMEARAHANPSLRPLVWRGLPFVTSLAFINSVINPLLYVLTCPDVLRKLRRSLRSVLESVLVDDSDLAAGGSNRRRRRASSTNASASSFSESSGHRLHALWPARLLDWLRGDRAAPPQRDRTPSQDERGPLNRALSTTSG is encoded by the exons ATGCCAG AGCCCACCATGTTGGCCAATGTCACGACGAAGCCGCTCTGTCCCCTCCTGGAGCAGATGAGCCACCTCCAAAGCCACAGCAACTCCAGCATCCGCTACATGGACCACGTGTCGGTGCTGCTGCATGGGCTGGCCTCGCTGCTGGGCCTGGTGGAGAACGGACTCATTCTCTTCGTGGTGGGCTGCCGCATGCGCCAGACCGTGGTCACCACCTGGGTGCTGCACCTGGCCCTGTCCGACCTGCTGGCTACAGCCTCCCTGCCCTTTTTCACCTACTTCCTGGCCGTGGGCCACTCCTGGAAGCTGGGCACCACCTTCTGCAAGCTACACTCCTCCATCTTCTTCCTCAACATGTTTGCCAGCGGCTTCCTGCTCAGCGCCATCAGCCTGGACCGCTGCCTGCAGGTGGTACGGCCCGTGTGGGCGCAGAACCACCGCACGGTGGCCGCGGCCCACAAGGTCTGCCTGGCGCTCTGGGTCCTGGCCGTGATCAACACTGTGCCCTACTTCGTGTTCCGGGACACCATCCCGCGGCTGGACGGGCGCATCATGTGTTACTACAACGTGCTGCTCCTGAGCCCTGGGCCGGACCGCAATGCCACGTGCGACTCGCGCCAGACGGCCCTGGCCGTCAGCAAGTTCCTGCTGGCCTTCGCCGTGCCGCTGGCCATCATCGCCTCGAGCCACTTGGCTGTGAGCGCACAGTTGCGCCACCGCGGCCGCCGGCGGTCCAGCCGCTTCGTGCGCTTGGTGGCGGCCGTGGTGGCTGCCTTCGCGCTCTGCTGGGGCCCCTACCACGTGTTCAGCGTGATGGAGGCTCGGGCGCACGCTAACCCTTCGCTGCGGCCGCTCGTGTGGCGCGGGCTGCCCTTCGTCACCAGCCTGGCCTTCATCAACAGCGTGATCAACCCGCTGCTCTACGTGCTCACCTGCCCCGACGTGCTGCGCAAGCTGCGGCGCTCGCTGCGGAGCGTGCTGGAGAGCGTGCTGGTGGACGACAGCGACCTGGCCGCCGGGGGCAGtaaccgccgccgccgccgcgcctcCTCCACCAACGCCTCGGCTTCCTCCTTCTCTGAGAGCAGCGGCCACCGCCTGCATGCGCTCTGGCCCGCGCGCCTGCTCGACTGGCTGCGGGGCGACCGCGCGGCGCCCCCGCAGAGGGACCGCACCCCATCCCAGGACGAGCGGGGCCCCCTGAACCGGGCGCTGAGCACCACCTCGGGGTAG
- the CCDC86 gene encoding coiled-coil domain-containing protein 86: MDTPLRRSRRLEGLKPESPENPTSVLRVRRALVEFESNPKETGEPRSPPGLGSPSRQPETSPGSPSLRNGPALGSPRKQPELDSGSPQGHRDPGLNFPQNQPESSPESHLLQPKPSEESPKFSQNQGEADSELLKSKEEPTPGCPRHQLQQDSGSLEPFPGQKAPGPEPSKPLQELTPRSPGSPRDQHEPNKPPAAGDPAREGPAPKKREGSSAQAPASKKPKEEVPVIPKGKPKSGRVWKDRSKKRFSQMVQDKPLHTSWQRKMKDRQERKLAKDFARHLEEEKERRRQEKKERRAENLRRRLENERKAEIVQVIRNPAKLKRAKKQQLRSIEKRDTLAHLQKQPPQRPATKV; encoded by the exons ATGGATACGCCGCTGAGACGCAGCCGGCGGCTGGAAGGCCTAAAGCCTGAATCCCCGGAGAACCCCACCTCAGTTTTGCGGGTGAGACGGGCCCTTGTGGAGTTCGAGTCGAACCCAAAAGAAACGGGGGAGCCTAGGTCTCCACCAGGCCTGGGATCTCCTAGTCGTCAGCCGGAGACAAGCCCAGGATCACCCAGTCTGCGGAACGGGCCAGCCTTGGGGTCCCCTCGAAAGCAGCCAGAGCTGGACTCAGGGTCCCCCCAAGGTCACCGAGATCCAGGCCTGAATTTTCCCCAAAATCAGCCGGAATCGAGTCCTGAATCCCACCTACTTCAGCCAAAGCCAAGTGAGGAGTCACCAAAGTTCTCCCAGAACCAAGGAGAAGCGGACTCGGAGTTGCTCAAGAGTAAGGAGGAGCCGACCCCGGGATGCCCTCGACATCAGTTGCAGCAGGACTCAGGTTCACTAGAGCCTTTCCCTGGTCAGAAAGCACCCGGTCCCGAGCCCTCGAAACCACTGCAGGAGCTGACACCGCGGTCGCCCGGCTCCCCACGGGATCAGCATGAACCGAACAAGCCACCTGCAGCTGGGGACCCGGCGAGAGAAGGCCCCGCGCCAAAGAAGCGAGAAGGTTCTTCGGCCCAGGCCCCAGCGTCCAAGAAGCCGAAGGAGGAGGTTCCTGTAATCCCGAAGGGGAAGCCCAAGTCTGGGCGGGTGTGGAAGGACCGCTCAAAGAAGAG GTTTTCCCAGATGGTTCAGGACAAGCCCCTGCACACATCCTGGCAGCGGAAGATGAAGGACCGGCAGGAGAGGAAGCTGGCCAAGGACTTTGCCCGGcacctggaggaggagaaggagcggCGCCGGCAG GAGAAGAAGGAACGCCGTGCCGAGAACCTGAGACGCCGCCTGGAGAACGAGCGGAAGGCGGAGATCGTCCAAGTG ATCCGAAACCCTGCCAAGCTCAAGCGGGCGAAGAAGCAGCAGCTGCGATCCATCGAGAAGCGGGACACTCTGGCCCATCTGCAGAAGCAGCCGCCACAGCGGCCGGCCACCAAGGTCTGA